The Flavobacteriales bacterium genome contains the following window.
AAACAGAACCCGGATCGGTAGCAATACTGGAGAAGCTCAGGACGCTGACGGGGTCCTTCTCCGGCCAGGGTGGAAAGTTGTTGCTTATCGCACTCGAGGACTTTGATGCGACGGCAGCACAGTACGCGCACTGGTTGGGCAGTACACGAATGCGCCTGGCGGATGACGAAGAGGGCAAGCCGGTTGATGGATTGCAGGTCATGTTGGTCGATGCCGGTCCGGCCATGGCCATCCTTTCCCATGGAAACATCGCTTGGGCAAAAGCCCTGAAGTCGGTGCGGAAGGGCCGGGCGGTGAAGACAAGGTCCATTGAGGCCGTCATCAGTGTTCTTGACCGGCCCGTGCGTACTCCGATCGAAAGCGAGAACGTCCTGGCGTATGTGGAAGGCACGGATAAAAAGGACGAACTTGTTGTGGTGACGGCCCACTACGATCACATCGGTGTGCACGATGGCGAGGTGTACAATGGTGCCGACGATGATGGTTCAGGCACTGTCGCGCTGCTGGAGATGGCCCAAGCCTTTGCCGAGGCCAGGAAGAACGGTCACGGACCGCGCCGCAGCGTCCTCTTCATGCCGGTGAGCGCCGAGGAGAAGGGCCTGTTGGGCTCTGAACACTACAGTGAACACCCTGTTTTCCCACTGACGTCCACGGTGTGCAACCTGAACATCGATATGATCGGAAGGACCGACAGTGCGCACTCCGCCAGCCCACCGTACGTGTACATCATCGGTAGTAACAGGCTGAGCACACAACTGCATGAGGCCACCCTGGAGGCCAATGAACGCTACGTCAGGCTCGACCTCGATGAAACGTTCAATGCGCCGGAAGACCCCAATCGGTTCTACTACCGGAGCGACCACTACAATTTCGCTCGGAAGGGTGTTCCGGCGGTCTTCTTCTTCAGCGGCGTTCACGAG
Protein-coding sequences here:
- a CDS encoding M28 family peptidase, which codes for MRGQKMAADYLKEQFRSFGIEPLPHHASSGMRDGYFQPFDLVIEQPGALVLQVDGVAYKFLEDQIYFSKRATDDRSFDRIWFTGESGLAGLPPEASAAMVLVPKTEPGSVAILEKLRTLTGSFSGQGGKLLLIALEDFDATAAQYAHWLGSTRMRLADDEEGKPVDGLQVMLVDAGPAMAILSHGNIAWAKALKSVRKGRAVKTRSIEAVISVLDRPVRTPIESENVLAYVEGTDKKDELVVVTAHYDHIGVHDGEVYNGADDDGSGTVALLEMAQAFAEARKNGHGPRRSVLFMPVSAEEKGLLGSEHYSEHPVFPLTSTVCNLNIDMIGRTDSAHSASPPYVYIIGSNRLSTQLHEATLEANERYVRLDLDETFNAPEDPNRFYYRSDHYNFARKGVPAVFFFSGVHEDYHQPGDEVEKIRFDLLHQRTLLVFHTAWDVANREQRLVVDGKVEKEND